A single genomic interval of Terriglobus albidus harbors:
- a CDS encoding VWA domain-containing protein, producing the protein MKVAAAISLGAMLLLGAQEPVQQRPGDIPVVRVNTRLVNVAVNVTDEHGALIGGLEQDQFQVMEDGMPQKIAIFERESGTPLSMVLALDTSESMVRDDRLARDAAKQFARTMLRSQDELAVEEFSDAVSEVVPFTNDLKRVEHGLNHLDYGPSTALYDAVYLSAQRLEDAKRDATRRRVIVLVTDGGDTVKGATYIQAMEQVQRAGAMVYCLIIVPIRADAGRNVGGEHALMQMSEDSGGRYYYVEDPKDLQKALDKVSEDLRSQYAIGYYAPPGKPGGERLRAIRVEMTQPELGSRYKLRYRTGYYR; encoded by the coding sequence GTGAAGGTTGCCGCTGCCATATCGCTGGGTGCGATGCTGCTTCTCGGAGCTCAGGAGCCTGTTCAGCAGCGGCCGGGAGATATTCCGGTCGTACGCGTGAACACGCGTCTGGTCAATGTTGCCGTGAACGTGACCGACGAGCACGGTGCGTTGATCGGCGGCCTTGAACAGGATCAGTTCCAGGTGATGGAGGATGGCATGCCGCAGAAGATCGCCATCTTCGAGCGCGAAAGCGGGACTCCGCTCAGCATGGTTCTCGCTCTGGATACCAGTGAGAGCATGGTGCGCGACGATCGGCTTGCCCGGGATGCGGCGAAACAGTTCGCGCGGACGATGCTGCGCTCGCAGGATGAGCTGGCTGTCGAGGAGTTCTCCGATGCGGTAAGCGAGGTGGTGCCGTTCACCAATGACTTGAAACGGGTGGAGCACGGCCTGAACCATCTCGACTACGGTCCCTCCACAGCACTGTATGACGCGGTCTATCTCTCGGCGCAACGCCTGGAAGATGCAAAACGCGACGCGACCAGGCGCCGTGTCATTGTGCTGGTGACCGATGGCGGCGATACGGTGAAGGGCGCGACCTATATCCAGGCCATGGAGCAGGTGCAGCGCGCCGGAGCCATGGTGTACTGCCTGATCATCGTGCCGATCCGTGCCGATGCTGGCCGTAACGTGGGCGGCGAACACGCCCTGATGCAGATGTCCGAAGATTCCGGCGGGCGTTACTACTATGTGGAAGATCCCAAAGACCTGCAGAAGGCCTTGGATAAGGTCTCAGAAGACCTGCGCTCGCAGTATGCGATTGGCTACTATGCACCGCCAGGAAAACCCGGGGGCGAGAGGCTGCGGGCCATTCGGGTCGAGATGACCCAGCCGGAGCTGGGTTCGCGGTACAAGCTGCGTTACAGGACCGGATACTACCGCTGA
- a CDS encoding response regulator transcription factor gives MMRHLLVCGVVSGVAIALLQWSQYRFLVVDHSVEIYGALVAAICSAFGIWLGLKLTSRRRQVEVREVLVPTDAPFVRNEERLGKLGITPREMEILELVAAGLSNREIAERLFVSENTVKTHCSRVFGKLGAERRTQAVQMGKEIGILP, from the coding sequence ATGATGCGGCATCTTCTGGTCTGCGGAGTAGTGAGCGGTGTGGCGATTGCGTTGCTGCAATGGAGCCAGTACCGGTTCCTCGTCGTGGACCATTCTGTCGAAATCTATGGAGCCCTGGTTGCGGCGATCTGCTCAGCCTTCGGCATCTGGCTTGGCCTGAAGCTGACCTCGCGTCGCCGGCAGGTGGAGGTGCGGGAGGTGCTGGTACCCACCGATGCCCCTTTCGTCCGCAACGAGGAGCGACTGGGTAAGCTCGGCATCACGCCGCGCGAGATGGAGATCCTGGAACTAGTTGCGGCTGGCCTGAGCAACCGCGAGATCGCCGAACGCCTCTTCGTCAGCGAGAACACCGTTAAGACACATTGCAGCCGGGTTTTCGGCAAGCTGGGCGCGGAGCGCAGGACGCAGGCGGTGCAGATGGGGAAAGAGATCGGCATTCTGCCTTAA
- a CDS encoding DUF4199 domain-containing protein — protein sequence MKKVILTFGLIAGAISASLMMVTTIFADRIGFDRGVVVGYATIVLSSLVIFFGVRSYRDNVSDGTVTFGRAFLVGLGIAVISCICYVVVWEVVYYNFMPDFMDKYAAYQVTKLKASGADVVTVQKQLDGIARMKVLYANPLYNAAMTFLEPFPVTLLVTLGSAVILRRSKPRVPQSV from the coding sequence ATGAAGAAAGTCATTCTTACATTTGGTCTGATTGCCGGTGCGATCTCGGCGTCACTCATGATGGTCACCACGATCTTTGCTGACCGGATCGGGTTCGATCGTGGGGTTGTGGTCGGTTACGCGACTATCGTGCTCTCGTCGCTGGTGATCTTCTTTGGGGTGAGGTCGTACCGGGACAATGTGAGCGACGGTACGGTGACCTTTGGCCGCGCCTTTCTGGTGGGGCTGGGCATCGCGGTGATCTCCTGTATCTGTTATGTCGTGGTCTGGGAGGTCGTGTACTACAACTTCATGCCTGACTTCATGGACAAGTACGCCGCGTATCAGGTGACGAAGCTCAAGGCTTCGGGCGCTGACGTCGTAACTGTCCAGAAGCAGCTGGATGGCATTGCCAGGATGAAGGTGCTTTATGCCAACCCGCTCTATAACGCCGCGATGACATTTCTGGAACCATTCCCGGTCACCCTGTTGGTGACACTGGGATCGGCGGTGATTCTGCGGAGGTCGAAGCCGCGCGTTCCGCAAAGTGTCTGA
- a CDS encoding molybdenum cofactor biosynthesis protein MoaE: MQIAIVREVIDAGSITAALKAGADGAVCVFDGIVRDNTRGRRTLYLDYEAYEEMALNQMRSLAEEAIAKFGVRDIAVVHRLGRLYVGESSVLIVVASAHRGAAFDACRWLIDTLKKTVPIWKKEQFEDGAVWADGEPFPEEIVRG; this comes from the coding sequence ATGCAAATTGCCATTGTCCGGGAAGTGATTGACGCAGGAAGTATTACCGCCGCGCTGAAAGCGGGGGCGGATGGCGCCGTATGCGTCTTTGACGGGATCGTGCGCGACAATACACGCGGCCGCAGGACGCTGTACCTGGACTACGAAGCGTATGAGGAGATGGCGCTGAACCAGATGCGCAGCCTGGCCGAGGAAGCGATTGCAAAGTTCGGTGTACGCGATATCGCGGTGGTGCACCGCCTGGGACGGCTTTACGTCGGCGAGAGCAGCGTGTTGATCGTAGTAGCGAGCGCGCATCGCGGCGCAGCCTTCGATGCCTGCCGCTGGTTGATCGACACCCTGAAGAAGACCGTGCCCATCTGGAAGAAAGAGCAGTTTGAAGACGGCGCCGTATGGGCCGACGGGGAGCCTTTCCCCGAGGAGATTGTGCGCGGGTGA
- a CDS encoding MoaD/ThiS family protein, which translates to MRVRVLYFGVLKELFSCPSEDMEVETGCNVGELRKVFHGRMPERAWKSMAMAVNQEYAGDEVQLHDGDEVALLPPVSGGAPNDAPSALGGRR; encoded by the coding sequence ATGCGGGTGCGGGTCTTGTACTTTGGGGTGCTGAAGGAGTTGTTCTCCTGTCCGTCTGAGGACATGGAGGTCGAGACCGGCTGCAACGTCGGAGAGCTCCGGAAGGTCTTTCACGGACGAATGCCGGAGAGGGCATGGAAGTCGATGGCAATGGCGGTGAACCAGGAGTACGCCGGTGACGAGGTCCAGTTGCATGACGGCGATGAAGTAGCGCTGCTCCCACCGGTAAGCGGTGGAGCGCCCAATGATGCGCCCAGTGCACTTGGGGGAAGAAGATAA